A genomic region of Corticium candelabrum chromosome 6, ooCorCand1.1, whole genome shotgun sequence contains the following coding sequences:
- the LOC134180818 gene encoding glutamate receptor 1-like, translating into MRPASVLDYRKFEQAMESFWLFYATAMQQGPDSIPFFAGKILVAGWFFFCLVILSTYTANLTAFLTANRFTTDINSINDLASQTEILYGTVRDSSIVDFLQTSTQSVHQRMYRFITTNDDTLVDNGEEAIRRVEHKTKGDYIFIWDEPFLGYVASNQPCKSQEMPYTKNISLAVLKMREDGFVERVSKRWLKSGECDGYRSFTGATDVRHLRIIDLQGVFVILVFATGLSVVVSVVEHIRWRMRKPINEPETQSKKETIKEITWKHKKPPETHQWNQRGIIKNCGESQEMGIAEESQEMTGSHGQESQ; encoded by the exons ATGCGACCAGCGTCTGTCCTCGACTATCGAAAGTTTGAACAAGCGATGGAATCGTTCTGGTTGTTTTATGCCACAGCAATGCAGCAGGGTCCAGACTCTATACCGTTCTTTGCCGGAAAGATTCTCGTCGCCGGGTGGTTCTTCTTCTGTCTGGTCATCCTTTCGACGTACACGGCCAACCTGACCGCTTTTCTCACCGCGAACAGGTTTACCACAGATATCAATTCGATCAACGACCTGGCGTCGCAAACTGAGATATTATACGGGACAGTAAGAGATTCCTCGATCGTAGATTTTCTACAGACGTCGACGCAGTCTGTGCATCAACGAATGTATAGATTTATAACGACAAATGATGACACATTGGTGGACAATGGAGAAGAGGCCATTCGTCGAGTCGAGCATAAGACAAAGGGAGATTATATTTTTATCTGGGACGAGCCCTTTCTCGGATACGTCGCCTCCAATCAACCATGCAAAAGTCAA GAAATGCCTTATACGAAAAACATTTCATTAGCAGTTCTGAAAATGAGAGAAGACGGATTTGTTGAACGTGTATCCAAGAGGTGGCTAAAATCGGGGGAGTGTGACGGGTATCGGTCGTTCACGGGAGCCACAGACGTCAGGCATCTTCGGATTATTGACTTGCAAGGCGTTTTCGTCATTCTGGTCTTTGCGACGGGATTGTCTGTTGTCGTTTCTGTAGTTGAACACATACGATGGAGGATGAGAAAACCAATAAATGAACCAGAAACTCAATCgaagaaagaaacaattaaa GAAATCACATGGAAGCACAAAAAGCCACCTGAAACACATCAATGGAATCAAAGAGGAATCATAAAGAATTGTGGAGAATCACAGGAAATGGGAATCGCAGAGGAATCACAAGAAATGACTGGGAGTCACGGCCAGGAGTCACAGTAG